The genome window TGTAGAAACTCAAAGGATTAATCAGAGTGTCTTGCTCTCCTTTCCTAATAATCACTTTGAAAGCAAGACCCTAAGACACCTTTTCTCCTGCAGGTGCCAGTGCCGGTGCGCTGCCATCTTGATGATTGGCTTCCTTGACAGAACATACTGACGGGTTTCTTCgctattttctgtttctttattcaaaaaatttgagtGAACCTCATCAGATGTCAGTTGTTGAAAGAATACAGACAGCATGGCTTGCAGAATTATCTATATAAAGTACTTGGGGTATTTGCTTTGAGTGTCATTCAGAAGTCATTTGTTAGATACTTGGTGCAGTTTGGGTTGGGAATTGAATGTATTATACTTGTTAGTTGTTGTTGTatcctttgagagagaacaaaataaaacgtGAAATCTAATATCTCTCTACAAATACAAACACATTCCACAGGGAAAATATGTAATCAAACAGTTGTTCATCCTCTCTCTGTCCCCCtcatttttggtttattaCATCTGTGTAATAATACATGCAAGTTGTATTTACTTTTGGATTCAATTTGGGGTGCAAAATAAAGAGTATTCGAGGTATGTTTTCGTAATATCTTGTGATCGATAAAGGAGTATAGAGCTGTTATTGGCACTTCAAAATAGTTATCTTACAAAGTGAAATATAAACACATCAACAccaaaacacaaagaaaaaattatataaacacatCACTTgagatttaaaattttcagagtAGTTTTGGTGATTTCAACATTTTTTTGTCCAGTAATTTGGGAAGCATTGAATCCTATCCAGTTAGATGATTTGCTTTGTTGGtaaattccaaattcaacCGTTGAATGCAACgcaaacatatattttttttgaaaaaaaaaactcttgtataaaaatatatcaataaaAATCATATTCTCAAGTTTTAGGGAagatattaataaataaatataaaagtttttatataaaataattgtcCAAGGCCAACCAGGCTCGTCTAGTCCCATTGTCCAGTAGTGAGGTCCAACCAACGAAATTTCAAACCGAACCCGCCCCGCCCAACATACATACCAGTCGGACCCGTAAAACCCAACCCAGATttgcagagaaaaaaaaaatagtgagTATCATTTACGCGCCACGCATTCGGTACTCGCTATAAAACGAGCTGCCAGTACGCGTTCTCCCATTCTCTGCTTTCGAAAAACATTGTGGGGAAAATCAACGACCATGAGAGAGGAGGTCATCAGCTCCGGAGGGACCATTGATCCTACTCCTGCTGCCAGGTACCCTATCCCTCCCCTtgctctcttctctctctatctcccTGTTCACAAGGCTTTTCGGTCTTCGTTTTCGTTCAATTTCTCTTGCTGATCTAATTAGGGTTTTGCATTTGCTTGCTATTGGTTCGAGCTGTGAGTGTAGTATACCAATTTGTGTTGTCAGTGTTAGGGTTTTGGTTATTTCTGTGGTGAATCGGTCAATTCACGCTTCTGTTTGGTTACTGTGAAAGTGGAGTGCACGAATTTCAGCTTAATTACCAAGTGTTGCATGTTTTTTCAGCTGAATTTAGATTAAGCTGTTGTTCTTTTCTAGGTGAAATAATTACACTCTACTCAGTTACAATTTATTACATGTATTATTGTTAATTCGATTTTCCTTATATATGTTTCATTTCTGCGTATTAGTTCGGCGGGGGCATCTTCACCAACTGTTCCGGCAAATGTGGGGAGTGTAGATGGGTCTATTCATGGACAAGGCTCCAAAGGAGCATCCATATCTTGTGTTGGTTCACAACCCCCAATGACGTCTTTGAGCACGAGTGctgctggtggtggtggtgggggtAGTTCTATTTTTGGATCATCAAGACTGTCATGTAGACCTTGGGAAAGAGGAGACTTACTGCGTCGCTTAGCTACCTTTAAGCCTTCAAATTGGTTTGCAAAGCCCAAGGTTTTCACTTTAGCTATTATTtccataaacaaaaattttaaatctgAAGTCTTTCTGTACTTATTTGAGTTGTAACGGTAAACTTTGCAACACTGATACTTCCATTATAAAGTCATTTAGATGCATAAATGCGTGCATGTACACATACACATAACCTATACCTattatatgaatatatatagtgactgtacttttttttatattttagttttatgtTATCGAAATGAaataccttttcttttgttgttgttgttttttttttgtttttggctaTGGAATTGTCATATCAAGGGATTTATATAGAAAGATGAAATGTATGGtgatatttttaaatattcaaCTGGTTATTGTGATTTGTAGCGCAAATTAtgagtttcttttataatGTTTCTCAAATGAAGCTTTTTGACATTTTATATGTTTCAGAGCATCTAACTGTTGCTTTTGTCATTGCCTGCAGGTCATCAGTTCATTGGCATGTGCTCGGAGAGGTTGGGTGAATGTTGATGTTGATAAGATTGCATGTGAATCATGCAGTGCATCCctgggtttttctttattgCCATCTTGGACTCCTGATGAAGGTTAGCTACTGCTGTCTTAGGGGCTTTCTagttatttgattttaaagcATTGTTgtttaaagtttatgtttataGACCTACATACTCTGCATTTATTGTaagataaaattgaaatattccGTTAAGAATGTGATTTCTTATATTGTTAATGCATTATGTTATTTTGGTTTCAAGTGGTTGTTTAGTCTACAATATCTATATTTGATGGTTGCAAAATTACCATCTAACTGGAAGTTGCTGAGTCCAAACTGTGGGACAGAGTTGAATTCCTTGCTTCAAGTTAGGCTTCCCTGTGACCTTGTCTAAGCGTTTGAAGGATGTCCCCTGTTGTTTGATCCAATTTATGCTGTTTGGGGCTAAGTGTTGTTTGGATTAGTGTGGTCTTGTCTATTTTTAGTTGGGTTTTCCTGTTGGACTTCTTGCCCACCATGCTATGTACTTCTCTTTTTACTTGTTAATAGAATTATTGTTTCTTATAAAATATAGTATAATAATGCAAATCTTCAATTTTAGAATAAGTTATTTGCCTTCCTATTTTCCttctgataaaaaaaattagttaagAATACAATAACTTTGTCTGTTCCtgttttttaatcttttttttgttctttccttttcatttcaatGTGAAGTTCAAAATGCAGCAGAAGTCTTTGTCAAGCAGCTGGATTCTGGTCACAAAGTTGCTTGTCCTTGGAGAGGAAACAGCTGCCCAGAAAGCCTGGTGCAATTCCCTCCTACCCCTCAGTCTGCCTTAATTGGGGGATATAAGGATAGATGTGATGGACTTTTGCAATTCCACTCTCTACCTAAAGTAGCTGCATCTGCAGTTGAGCAAATGTGGGTTTCTCGGGGTCCACAGGTTGATCGCTTTCTGTCCCAGTCGCAGAATCTAATGGGAGGGGAAGTAGATTTTAAATCAGAAAGTATACCAGAACTGGAAAGCTCCCGAGATGGAGCAATCTATTTATATTCTCGTGTAAGATTTATTTATGAACTTCCTTCTTGTGATTTGTTGACTTGGTCAATTACGTACTACTCAATTACATGTTCTTCTAACCCAGTTCCTTTCCTTTATCAGGCTCAGAGGCTTATAAGTCTTTGTGGATGGGAACCGAGATGGCTTTTGAATATTCAGGACTGTGAAGAACATTCAGCCCAATCAGCTAGAAATGGATATTCTATTGGGCCTACGTATGCCCAGATCCATCTTTCACAGGAACCTGGATCAAGCAGGAAAGCAGTTTCTGCTTCTGCTAGAAAGGATGCTGGAAAGAATAAAGTGTTAGTTAAGGAATCTAGAGGTGATCTCAGGTCACCTTTACTAGATTGCAGCTTATGTGGTGCTACAGTTAGAATTTTGGATTTCTTAACCATTCCTCGCCCTGCACGATTTACTCccaacaacattgatattCCTGACACAAGCAAGAAAATGGGATTGACACGTGGGGCAAGTGCAGCCAGCGGGATTAGTGGTTGGGTTGCTGCTGATGATGCAGAGAAAGAACAGACTGAAGACCGTGATGAGGTAGCAACAACAACTGGGGGGAGTTTGGTTCCAAAATCAGATGTTGATTTGAATCTCACAATGGGAGGTGGTTTCACTTTTAACCAATTCGGCAGAACAGAAATGTCCGGAAACATTCACGATGTAGATATGGGAAGGGATCTGATGATTGGGCAACCTGCAGGCAGTGAGGTTGGTGATCGTGCAGCTTCATATGAATCAAGGGGTCCCAGCTCTCGTAAACGGagtttggaaaaaggtggCAGCTCTGTTGATAGACCACATTTAAGGACGCAGCAGGCTGATAGTGTTGAAGGAACTGTCATTGATCGTGATGGTGATGAAGTTACTGATGGTGGACAATATTCAGCTGGGCCCTCAAAACGTGCTCGTGATTCAGATATTTTCGATACACATTGTTCGTCTGGTGCTGGTCCGAGTCATTCAATGGGTCTTGAAATTTATGCTGATGGTAATAGAGTTGCTTCGTTTCAGCAAGGTAGTGATCAATTTGCAGGAATCCATTCGAATAGGGATTCGGCACGTGCGTCGTCAGTTATTGCAATGGATACAATCTGTCACGGTACGGATGATGACTCTATGGAAAGTGTTGAAAATTACCCGGGAGATGTTGATGATGTTCATTATGATACTCATTTCCCCACTTCTAGTACATATGGAAATCTGGACATGAATGATACATCAGAATTGAATAATAGTAATCAAGCTCAGCAGAGCATTGGTTTCCAACCTGTTGCTGATGTGATTCCTGGGGAAATGGGTGTTAGTAGTACAAATGATGGGGAAGAAATTTTCAACACAGAAACCGTGACTGCTCAGGCGCGGGATGGGTTTAGTTTCGGGATTAGTGGAGGAAGTGTTGGAATGTGTGCTAGTCATGAAGCTGAGATTCACGGGGCTGATGTATCTGTCCATAGAGCAGATAGTGTAGTTGGTGATGTGGAGCCCAGAACAGAAGATGCTGAAAATCAGGGCCAGACAGGCGAATCTGCCCCAGATCCTGGACTGATGGATGAAATTGTTCCTGATGAAATAAATAGGGAAGATCCACACGGTGATAGCCAGGAGATGCTATCTCGATCTGTAGGGAGGGCTGATAGTGGCTCAAAGGTTGATGGGTCTACTAAGGCTGAATCTGTGGAAAGTGGTGAAAAAATTAGTCGAAGCTGCAAGTTAGAGAACAATGCCCGCCCTTCTCTTTCATGCAATGCTAATGTTTACTCCAATTATAGAACAACCAAAAAGGAGGTCAAAAATGCTGGCAAATCTTCATTTACGAACAATTGTGTGTACCAAGAATCAGAATATGCAGTTGCCAATGGGATAGGTAAAAATCTATATTTTGGGCAGTTATGTTCCTGTATCATATCTCACCTCCCAATTCTTCTAAAGAAACTTTGTACGAATATGAAGACAGTTTCTTCTATTCTTTCTTATGTTTACTTTTAGGGATGGTGAATGATTAAGATTTTTAGAGCAATACGTTGACTtgttattgaagttgaaaagTGATGCTTACTGCTTAAGATATTTGTGACTGACAGTTTAACATCTTAAATATATGTTAAAAAGGATTTagtcatttatatatatttttatgctTTTTGATTGGTGCTATGTTAACTCTATTTGGTTATTCAGGACCTCCAAAAGGTGAGAGCAATTATGAAGAACCTATGGAATTTGATCCAATTGGCCATCACAACCAGTTCTGCCCCTGGGTCAATGGGAATGTTGCTGCTGCTGGCAGTAGTGGCTGTGGCCCTGGTACCAGTGCTGATGTTGTTGCACTTTGTGGCTGGCAGCTGACGTTAGATGCGCTTGATGCTTTGCGTTCCCTGGGGCAGGCTGCAATTCAGACGGGACAGTCCGAATCAGCAGCATCTTTATACAaggtttatttcttttatatttatacttTGGTGTTGTAGATCCCACATTTATAATTTGGTTTGGTGTTATAGATCCAACATTTATACTCAAGTGTGTGCATCCTCCGATCCAACACTTATAGTTTAACCAGCTTCTCATTTCCCCTTACCATTTGAACAATATCTTCTTGTTGCACCATATGCATTGATTGCATTTCTACTTACAGGATGAACACCAAAACCCTGGCCAGAAGCTCCTTCGACACCACTCTATGAGTCGAAGCCAGGGGCAACATTGAGATGAGCAGTGAACGTACTTCCAATTACATGTAAGTGTTTCACTAGAATGAAGCTCTTTTAATTCTCTTGAAAAGACTGATGATTAGGAAACACCTGGTTTTATCTTCTGTCAAGAAGTTACATTCGATCAAATAATTAAGACTACCACCCACCCACACACATACTATGCACGTGCACCCACGAGAAGCTCTAGATTGTTTATGCTGCGTGTGAATATGATGGGTAGGAAACTGAACTTCTATTGTTGCTAATTGCTAAGTATGATCATTTTGCAATTTTCAGTCTAGGTAGTTGCATGATTGGATATACATTGGTAGTAGGAcattattttctctctttgaaATTAAATGTATTTCAGTTATCAATAACATGTCCATTGGGTACAGGAAGACTAACTAAACTTATTTGGGCCACGTTGTCTTTCTCTTGTTTGAAACCAAGCCATTTGATGTCATAATTTTAGCAGTTGGGTTTCAGCTTCTATAATATAAAGCAATTACAGTTAAATGAGCATCAGCCACGCCTTGTCTGACTTTTGCTGATGCATTACAGAGTCCCAGTTGAACTGTCTGTTGTGCACCTTGTATATATCTTCATGGGAAGCAAACAATCTTTTTCGACGGcgctttttattttaatgataCTCATTTATGCATTCTTCGTAGGATCAGAAACCTCGCTCAAAGTCGTAAGGAACTTGAAGAGCAAGTTTCACTGGAGCCGCACCCCCTTTGCCCCTCCTTATGGTGGTGTAATTTATATAAAGGCAGGAATCTTAGATGCATTTTTTGGTATGTAACTTTAGACGCATTTTCATGCAGAGTTAACTTCCTTGTCTGTATTTTTGTtcaagatatttttttttttttttttttttgggtttactATTACTTAGAAAATTAGTGATGTGATGGACCAATTGGATCTGGACATGTTTGAACAATTGTAATCCCCCGCAACTTGCTTTAATGTTATATCTTCTTAGACtgcaaatatgggtttctgcTTGACAGACTAAATATTTGTTCCCCCTTTGTCCTAATGTGTTCATTTAAgttcaaaaaattattattattttgcaaATCTTGTACTTTTAATAGCCATTCGCTCTACGGGGAATTAGATTTATGTACGTATGTCATCACAAAtttaacatatatttttctgtttaaaaCTAGCggtaattaaaaaatttgttgctATACAAGCTTCATATTAGCTCCTTCCTACTAGAAAAGATGACTTGTAAAAAGAAGCAAGGGGAAGGAAGAACATGATCTGCAATGAATCCAAGGCTCTCAGTCCTGTTTCCAATGATATTGCGACTTGTGAGAGGGAAAGGCAAATTTGTAAGTTTACTGGATGCAGCATAAATTGCTTTGGTCTGGATTTAATCCCAAACAATCTATGAAATCCAAACTCAACCAATCATATTCAAGCAAATTGCCAGGTGTGCCTCACTGCCCATACCATTAAAACCAGTCAGAAGATATTTCCAAAAGAAGGCTATCTCTTCCCTTCTCTCCCCCCTCGAAAAACCATGCCAttaacagcagcagcagctttGCAGTCATCTCTGTGCTTCTCTTCTCATAATCCTCCACCGTCATCATCTACTGCCTCTAATTCCCAGGCATTAAACACAAGCACAAACACCCAATTGGCTGCAAAACCCAAAAGCCTCCTCCAAAAGCACCCTCTCTACACACCCACCCACACCAAACTCTCCCTCCAATTCAAAGAGAAAATCCTATGCCTTGAAATCATGGGAGTTGATGCAGGCAAGGCACTCTCCCAAAACCCTTCTCTCCACACAGCCTCTCTTCACTCCATCCACTCCATAATTTCCTTCCTCCAATCCAAAGGCATCCACCAAAAGGACCTGCCCAAGATCTTTGGCATGTGCCCCAACATTCTCACCTCCAGCATCAAAAGTGACCTCAACCCAGTTTTCATCTTCCTCTCAGAAGACCTCAAAGTCCCAGAACACAGCTTCAGAAAGGTCATCAACAAGTGCCCCAGATTGCTTGCTTGCAGTGTAATAGACCAGCTCAAGCCAGCTCTGTTTTATCTTCAGAGACTTGGGTTCAAGGACCTGGCTGCCCTGGCTTACCATGACTCTGTGCTGCTGGTATCAAGTGTGGAGAAAACCCTAATCCCCAAACTGGAGTTTTTGCAGAGCTTAGGATTCTCAAGAGATGAGGCTGTGGGGATGGTGCTGAGGTGTCCTGGACTGCTAACTTTCAGCATTGAGAATAACTTCAAGCCAAAGTTTGAATACTTTTCTGTGGACATGGGGAAGAAGTTGGAGGAGCTGAAGCAATTTCCTCAGTACTTTGCTTTCAGCCTGGAGAAGAGGATAAAGCCAAGGCACATGGAGGTTGTGCAGAGGGGAGTGGAAGTGCCTCTGCCATTGATGCTCAAGAGCACTGATGATGAGTTCAGGGAGTTGCTGAGGGAATTTGGGGGTGGATGAGATGAGCCAGCTCTGCCAATTtgtcctctcttttttctctccttgCAAATCTTCAAGACTGtctacttttttattttgttttacaaGGTCATCTTAGATTGTGTATTTGCACAGTTTGGATAATTTTTAAAGCTGTTTGTGAATAATTTTATTGGCCAAAGGTTCCAAGTGGCTACTTCACTTTGCTAGTTTActtgagttttttttgtgtttttaaaccTTTCTTATTAAGAGAGGCGATAATATACCAAACTCACGCACACAACATAAATTTAAACCTAAAACCTTACCTG of Prunus dulcis chromosome 4, ALMONDv2, whole genome shotgun sequence contains these proteins:
- the LOC117624262 gene encoding uncharacterized protein LOC117624262; this translates as MSSRSAAGSRTRVGKYELGRTLGEGNFAKVKFARNVETSENFAIKILDKEKVLKHKMIGQIKREISTMKLIRHPNVIRMYEVMASKTKIYIVLEFVTGGELFDKIASKGRLKEDEARNYFQQLINAVDYCHSRGVFHRDLKPENLLLDVNGILKVSDFGLSALPQQVREDGLLHTTCGTPNYVAPEVINNKGYDGAKADLWSCGVILFVLMAGYLPFEDSNLMALYKKIFKADFTCPPWFSSSAKKLIKRILDPNPFARITIAEVIENEWFKKGYKPPSFEQVDVSLDDVDSIFNESGESQNLVVERREVRNVAPVTMNAFELISTSQGLNLNSLFEKKMELVKRETRFTSKRPANEIISKIEEAAGPLGFGVKKNNFKLKLQGEKTGRKGHLSVATEIFEVAPSLYMVELRKSGGDTLEFHNFYKNLSTGLKDIVWKSGDESRKEAEGGASAGALPSCEYHLRATHSVLAIKRAASTRSPILCFRKTLWGKSTTMREEVISSGGTIDPTPAASSAGASSPTVPANVGSVDGSIHGQGSKGASISCVGSQPPMTSLSTSAAGGGGGGSSIFGSSRLSCRPWERGDLLRRLATFKPSNWFAKPKVISSLACARRGWVNVDVDKIACESCSASLGFSLLPSWTPDEVQNAAEVFVKQLDSGHKVACPWRGNSCPESLVQFPPTPQSALIGGYKDRCDGLLQFHSLPKVAASAVEQMWVSRGPQVDRFLSQSQNLMGGEVDFKSESIPELESSRDGAIYLYSRAQRLISLCGWEPRWLLNIQDCEEHSAQSARNGYSIGPTYAQIHLSQEPGSSRKAVSASARKDAGKNKVLVKESRGDLRSPLLDCSLCGATVRILDFLTIPRPARFTPNNIDIPDTSKKMGLTRGASAASGISGWVAADDAEKEQTEDRDEVATTTGGSLVPKSDVDLNLTMGGGFTFNQFGRTEMSGNIHDVDMGRDLMIGQPAGSEVGDRAASYESRGPSSRKRSLEKGGSSVDRPHLRTQQADSVEGTVIDRDGDEVTDGGQYSAGPSKRARDSDIFDTHCSSGAGPSHSMGLEIYADGNRVASFQQGSDQFAGIHSNRDSARASSVIAMDTICHGTDDDSMESVENYPGDVDDVHYDTHFPTSSTYGNLDMNDTSELNNSNQAQQSIGFQPVADVIPGEMGVSSTNDGEEIFNTETVTAQARDGFSFGISGGSVGMCASHEAEIHGADVSVHRADSVVGDVEPRTEDAENQGQTGESAPDPGLMDEIVPDEINREDPHGDSQEMLSRSVGRADSGSKVDGSTKAESVESGEKISRSCKLENNARPSLSCNANVYSNYRTTKKEVKNAGKSSFTNNCVYQESEYAVANGIGPPKGESNYEEPMEFDPIGHHNQFCPWVNGNVAAAGSSGCGPGTSADVVALCGWQLTLDALDALRSLGQAAIQTGQSESAASLYKDEHQNPGQKLLRHHSMSRSQGQH
- the LOC117626382 gene encoding transcription termination factor MTEF1, chloroplastic, coding for MPLTAAAALQSSLCFSSHNPPPSSSTASNSQALNTSTNTQLAAKPKSLLQKHPLYTPTHTKLSLQFKEKILCLEIMGVDAGKALSQNPSLHTASLHSIHSIISFLQSKGIHQKDLPKIFGMCPNILTSSIKSDLNPVFIFLSEDLKVPEHSFRKVINKCPRLLACSVIDQLKPALFYLQRLGFKDLAALAYHDSVLLVSSVEKTLIPKLEFLQSLGFSRDEAVGMVLRCPGLLTFSIENNFKPKFEYFSVDMGKKLEELKQFPQYFAFSLEKRIKPRHMEVVQRGVEVPLPLMLKSTDDEFRELLREFGGG